The Acomys russatus chromosome 27, mAcoRus1.1, whole genome shotgun sequence genome includes the window TGTGCCATGACCCGTGCTAAATGAACAACAAACTCCAGTCCCAGTTACTTGGGAGCTAGCCACGTTAGGAGAGAAACTGCagcacacaattttttttttttcttttgagacagggtttctctgtgtagccctggctgtcctggactcactttgtagaccaggctggcctcgaactcagtgttccgcctgcttctgcctcccgagtgctgggattacagacgtgcgctaccacgccccgGGCAACactcacattttaaaactacCACTACCATTCATGATTGAGAATACACACCCGCACACTTTGGGGGGGGAGGGCTGACCTAGAATGggccctcctcctgcctcagcctcccatatTAAAGCAAGCCCAACCCACACTCGCTGCCACTTTGAGAAGGTAGAGTGGGTGAGCGTCTCTGCCCTGGcctgggaggatgggagggatcCTGGGCACCCGCTGTATGTCCCCACCCTGGCTTAGGCCATCAGGGTCCTGGGACCTGTGACTGCTCAAGAGGCCATGTGGCTACACAGGTTCAATGAGGGGTGACAGGTGTTATCCCAACCCACTTTCCACTGGGAGCCAGCACCCTTGGGTGCCCAGTCCCACCTACAAAAGCTCTAACATCTCTGAGGGACTTCCTACAGGAGAGGACAGCTGGGGGTGGGTTCTGAAGGGAGCAGCACAGCCCGGATCACCAGACACGGCTGAGCCTGAAGCCACACACTGCTGACTTGCTCAGCACCTGTTTTCTGTCCCTCATAGAATAACAACAGGTCTCAGTGAACCCGAAATGAGGGCAGGCTCAGAGGCCTCAGACTTATATTCTGATGACAAAATGGTcccaggaaaaataaatttacaggGGACTGAGTAGGTATGGCCAGGACGAGGGTGTAGACGCTTCTCCTCAtagtcacaggtcacaggtcacacgGTGGCCTCTCCCTCACCggcctcctcatcctcctccagcAGGCTGTAGCTCGCATGGGTCTGGCAGGGTCTCTGCAGTGGGTGGGCCAGCAGCTTGGCCATGCAGTTGTGCAGCTCAAGGGCGGGGCCTGCCAGTGCCACCTCATACTTGTAGCTGGTGCCCTTGGTGTCCAGGCTGCCCATGAAGGCGAACATGTCCTGCAGGGGCCAGCAAGGGGCTGTTCAGGGTTTGCTTTAGACCTTACAGGCCTCCCTGTCCCTGGAGGCCTTCCAGAGGAAGGGGCATCTGGAGTGGGCTCTGAGGGGTGAAGACGAGTTGGCCAGGCCTTAAACTATTGCCGTTAACAAACAACATTTCCTGACACCCACCTAGCACCTGGGGCCTGGCACTCTATATAAGCCCAGTGTGGGCCAGGAGGTGGCCTGCCGTATGGACCAGAGCTCAAAACTCTACCACAGAAAGCTAAATGCAGCAGGGCACATTTAACCCCAGGTCACCCGGTGGCTCTGGGCCAGTCATGACAGCTGCGGAGCAACAAGACCCTGCTTCAAGCCAGATGGGAGGGGCAAGGTCGACTCCCCACAGAAGGGCTTCTCCAGGGTTAGTGTTTTCactcttgtagtccaggctagcctccagctgtGTATCAGTTTCCTTCTAGagtgaaacattccatcctgcagggaagtTCCTTAAGCAGTTAGGTAAACAGCCCAAATGGCACCAGGAAGATCCTGAAACTTAGCAGATGCCTTagtctgcacccccaccccccacccctcatcccccaGTCAGTAAAGTCCTTCTGAGACTAGTAAACAGCTGCAGAGAAGACTGTGAGATCAGACAGCTGACCAGCCCGGAACCATCAGACCAGAGTCATTTGGAAGAAACACCCTCAGGTCGCCATGCCTGAGGCCTCAGCCAGTCAGGTACTGCACTCAGGGGCGAGGGGCTGCAGTTTCAGGTGTGCctatggagtgtgtgtgcacgtgtatgtgtacatgtgtgcgcacacgctGAGTaggtgcatggaggtcagagtacaatcTTGGGAGTCAGTTGCCTCTTCCCATCACGCTGCTCccgggattgaacttgggtcctcaggcttgtctGGAAGCACCGTCATGTGACCCACACACCACACTTGTAAACTCAAGTTCATGGATGTTAGCTCccactcaaggtcacacagcaagttcAGAGGTAAAGAAACAACCTGGGATGGGTCCAGAGCGATGGATGGAGGCAGGGTAGTCAGGAAACGGGTGAGGTGCTAGGGACGGTGTGGCAGGGCCCCGCCCCTTCCCTGGGCTGCTCAAGCCATGCCTCCCAACAGCTCAATGCCCGGTAAAGAGCAGGGCGAGGTAGGCCCCAGTCAGGCCTgagatgccccccaccccacaacaTCCACCCCGTCTCCTGCCACAGAGTCTCACCTTCCAGCTCAGCTCCTCGTCCTTCTCCTCGGCGCCGTTGTGGATGTAAACGATGTCGAAGAAGAAGTAGGgacactggagcatcttctgcagCGGGCGGGAGGGGCACGGCAGGCTCTCACCTCGGCCTCTGGTGTCTAACCACTGCCCTCCCTTCCCCGCAGGCTCACCTTCATGGGCTCAGTCAGGGAGAACTGGGGCTGGCAGGGAGGGCggctgtagaccaggatggtgcGCACGACGTAGGGGGGTGGGATGGTCTGCACGTTCTCGGTGACTGGCAGCTCGGTCTTCTGCTGGCTACAGAGGGGGAGGGCTCGGTACCCAGGGGCATCGCCCTAGACTGGCCCCTTCCTCACAGGCTGGAGGGGGCTTCTCGGCTACATCAGCGATGCCATCTCTCAGCTGAAGGCCACACCCAAGACCCTGGGGCCTGCATGGTAAACGCAGAGCCAGGGCCAGGGCGACCCGGCTGGGCACCAGCAGCCAAGCCGGAAGATGGAAGTTCAATGCAGGTCACGCCTCCCACCAGGTGAAAGCAGAAAGCGACCCTCACTAGCTGTTCCCCAACCTCCACGCATGCGCTGTggcacatatacccacacacaaaatacagataaaatgtaaaaaagtaaaGACCCCTTTAAAAAGTATTCCTcaaaggccaggcacagtgggacatgcctaatcccagcacttgggaggcggaggtaggcagatctctgtgagttcgaggccagcctggtctacaaagctaattcaggacagccagggctacacagagaacccagtctcgaaaaacaaaaacaaacaaacaagtattcTCAAAGGAAAAACGAATTCAAGCTTCACTGGACAGCCTTAGGGGCTATCATCTGTCTGCACCTTGCTGGGGAGGGAACCCAGGGCCACGCCCCACTCCACATGAGCACTCACATGAGGTTGAAGAGGCCTTCCAGATCTGGAGATATGCTAAGGATGAGGTGCCAGCTTGGAGGCGGGGGCTTCCCTGACCTGGATCCTGGGAGGTGGTGGGCACCTCCCCCTGGAGCAGGCAGcatgtgccccaccccacccagcactGCACCTCTCCAAGcctgcttcctctcccctctgcagGCCTTCTGGGGTCCCCTGTCTACCAcatcttctctgtttctttaattcTGGGGGTGTACCTTCCATGTTAGGGGCCACAGGCTGAAAGACACAGTTGTAGCTTTCTAGGCAAATATCACCATTAAGTGGGCACCAACTGTATACTGGCCCTTGCTTAGGTGATGCTTTCCCTGGAGATCTGctgcacactgacacacactcGCTGACACCTGTCCCACCCAGGCTCAGGATGCCAGGCAACTGATGGAGCCTGGTTCCCGGTGGCTTTGGGGTTTGGTAGTCTTGTGTATTAACGGccagctttctgttgttgcttttttattttattcattcttttctgattttgtggttTTGAAAGAGTCTGGATCTGTAGCTagcactggcctagaacttgcaatcctcctgcctcggcttttTGACTCCTCCTAGAATGTCAAACATGGGCTATTCCATTTGTGGTCTCACTGGACACAACCCAAACTGTGCTGGGCCTGGGTTCAGTTGCTCAGATGCTGGAGTGCTTGCAGCTCAGTTTAGCATGTGTGCAGCTGTGTGGTACTCTGAGGCACACTGGCGTGCCAGCGCTGTGGAGGTTCTGAGGCACACTGGCGTGCCAGCgctgtggaggtggaggcaggagaagcagcagcccaaggccagctttggctataTTGGGAatgcaaggccagcctcggctacactGGGAatacaaggccagcctcagctacactgggaatgcaaggccagccttggctacaagaGAAATAGtcttgaaaatatattaattacatatttGATGGGGCTGGTTAATCCCAggacctggaaggcagaggcaggtggatctctgggagtgtgaaactagtctggtctacagggcagCTGCGTATGAAACTATACACACAGGCTGCAGAGTGCTGGCTCAATAAATAAGGGTCGTGGTTCTGAACCGCTGCCATGCTACTCtcagaatgctgaggcaggaagatcatggtccaacctgggctacaagcaagacaaccctgtgtcaaaaaccaaCATCTACAGAAAAGTACTGATTCTGTGCCCtggtggttcttttgttttgttttgtattttggaaGCCCAACCTGGGCTCTGTGCTGGAAGGACCCCACAACCCTTATGAAACCCCATCTCAGTGTGAGGGGCGGGGCTGGGACAGCGACAAGGATACTGAACGTGGAACAGGAAGCTGTCTCCAGGTCATACAGGCAGCTGCAGAGCTCTCGTGGGTCAGAGGTCAGGCCGGACAGCTGTGGGGAAGGTGGGACCTCAGTGCTTGGTCCTGGCCCTGAGGTCCCCAGGGTCCCTGTCCCCCAGCCTCACCCTGGCCCTGAGGTCCCCCAGGGTCCCTGTCCCCCAGCCTCACCCTGGCCCTGAGGTCCCCCAGGGTCCCTGTCCCCCAGCCTCACCCTGGCCCTGAAGTCCCCCAGGGTCCCTGTCCCCCAGCCTCACCCTGGCCCTGAGGTCCCCCAGGGTCCCTGTCCCCCAGCCTCACCCTGGCCCTGAGGTCCCCCAGGGTCCCTGTTTCCCAGTCTCACCCTGGCCCTGAGGTCCCCAGGGTCCCTGTCCCCCAGCCTCACCCTGGCCCTGAGGTCCCCAGGGTCCCTGTCCCCCAGTCTCACCCAGGCCCTGAGGTCCCCAGGGTCCCTGTCCCCCAGCCTCACCCAGGCCCTGAGGTCCCCAGGGTCCCTGTCCCCCAGCCTCACCCAGGCACAGTCATTGTTCACTACGACCAGGGCGAACTCATGGCTCTTGTCAATCTTGTGCTTGGTGCGCACAAACATCTCCACCATCTTCTGAGATACATTCAGGGCGTTCGTcctggagctgggggtgggagtgagggagggacagCGGCACGGGTGACACAGGGTGACATCCACTGGGCGCAGAGACTCCGATGTCGCAGCTAGTCCTGGTTACCAACCCGACTACATGTGGAATTAACTAAGACCCAAGTGGCTGGGCGGGCACGCCCGCCAGGGACTGTTCTCGTGGTTGAGTCATGTCAAGGGTGAAGATCTGATCTTCTGAGGTGGGAGAATCCGCCTGAAATCTGGGCTACCCCTCGCTGGCTCGCTGTCCCTCTCGCTAGCAAGTCCATCCCCGCACTGGCCGGAGAGCAGCTACTTCAGGACTGCGGAGCACCTTgcagaccagctgagacatcatCCCGCCCCAAGGCCTGTGGGAGCACCCATGGGGGCCACTCTGATGAACCCCGTCCATGCCTACGCTCATTCTGTCGgttctgctcctctagagaactctaagacaccaggttagcctcaaactcaccgtgtagtgtaggctagcctcaaactggcATCCAAAGTACCACACACTGCCCAGATGgaccctgaactcctgactgCATCTCTACCTCCAGGTGCTGGGAcggcaggtgtgtgccactggctCTGAGGCCGGTCCGAGTGTGAGACTTGGTACCCCAGATGCCAGGGGCACACAGAGCTCAGCAGCTTCCACCAGCCGGAAGGTGGCCTGTCCCACCAGCCTGAGGCCCCTCTGGGGTCAGCTGGCTCCTAAGCCTGTCACACATATGGATAGGAGCCTAGAAGGCCACAATCCTGAACTGTCAGTGTCCCGGACACCTGCATCCAATTGGGTGGAGGGAGGACTCTGTGCATTCTGAGCTGCCTGTGTTCAAGCCCAATGCTACGGTACCCATTGAAGGACTCCAGCTTTGGCATAGACATCTCCTCTGAAAGGTCCAAACAGATGATCTGAAACATAAACAAAAGACAGTGAATACAGGATCAAACCAGACAGAGCTAGAACAGCCAGGGTGGGACCAGCCTGCAGCGCCCAAGAAAGGCTGGGGTTGTACCTTGGGGCTGGGgccctgcctagagtcccccaggaAATGGTGAGTGACTTATGTGGAGGTCCAGGTGccacaacattaaaaaaataaaaaaataaaaaaagcccaggcgtggtggtgcacatctttaatcccagcacttgggaggcagaggcaggaggatcgctgtcagttcgaggccagcctggtctacaaagtgagtctaggacagccaaggctacacagagaaaccctgtctcgaaaaaaacaaaaccaagataaataaataaataaaaataaaaaacaatctaaATTCAGTGATTGATGTTTAAGCCGCCCAGCGTGTGGTGCCCGTGTAACCTGTAGGCCACATCTTAGAGAATCTCACCAGGCAGGAGTGCCTGTCTGAGCACCCCAgcccctccatccccacccaaGCCCCCTACATACCACCTTCTCTGGACAGTTGACTCTTGGTGTTCGAATCTGGACCTCAGGCGCTGGTGCTGGTACCTGCCAGGGCTTGGGCCCGGCTCCCGAGACACTGGCGGCCCCATCATCCACACTGGCTGCCTCGCCCTCACCCTCGCTGCGGCTGCCCACGTTGGCCTGAGCCCCCAGGGCCCGGTCCTCAGCTCCCTCGGGGTTGGAGCGAGTGTGAGGCCTGGGCTCAGAGGTaggctcctctccttcctcctcctcctcttcttcctcctcctcctcctcggtgGGGCTGTTGGCCTCAGCCACCTCCATGGCTCCGGGGTGGTGGGATGGAGACGGGACAGCAGAAGCCAGGATCCTGCCTGAAGAGTGTTTAAAGGTTGGGTTACTAGGAGAAGCTGAGCACAGGAGTCTGAAGGCTACAGAGCAGCTCCCTTAAGACAGAGTGTAGGGCCCACCCtcaggggaaggagggagcagctTTCTCACTTTCTGTTTGTGACAGTTCAGTGTGGTCCAGGCTAGACTCTAACCTGTTATGTGGCTTAGGATGACCTAGTACCTCCGCATCCACCTCCTGCTGGCAGTGCAGCACCGCACTGgtctatgtggtgctggggatggaggccCAGGGAGccctaggcaagctctctactcCCTGAGCCACAAGCAccctacctactgagccacaagcaccctacccactgagccacaagcaccctacctactgagccacaagcactctaccaactgagccgcAAGCACTCTACCTACTGTGAGGTAAGCACCCTATCCAATGAGCTACAcacactctacccactgagctataagcactctacccactgagccacaagcaccctacccactgagctatacgcactgtacccactgagccacaagcactgTACCACTAAAGCGTGGCCCAGCGTTAGCGCTCCACTGCTTGCACCGAGCAGACACACGCGGCTGCCCGGTCACCGGGCGCTGCAGAGGTCGGCCTGCGGCTGCCCACAGCTCCTCCCGAGGCGGCGAGTTCGGTCACCCGAGGCTCCAGCGCTTGGGTCGCTGGGTCGTGCACGGGAGCGAGGCCAGGCCCCGGGTGGTCACGTCCCGTCTCGGGACCTCACAGCCTCCAACTCCTCACGTGGGACGAACCTGGAGCTGCGGCAAGGCGGGTCGCAGTCAGCCCACGGCGACACGGAGCCCGCACCCGTCCACACCGCTGCAGGTCCCACCCGCAACCTGGGTACCGCAGCCAGTCAATCACGGGGTCTAGACAGCCGCCATCTCCCTGACCGGAAGTGTGTGAGCTCTGCCGAGACgccttctgggaaatgtagttcagCGGCCTCGGGACAAGGAAGCTGATAGGCTGAGGCGATCCTAGGCGTGCAGTTTAGAGGAAAACAAGCTGGAGTATGGTTTAAGGGTGTGGGTGTGACCCTTGGGCTGAAGCAAGATTGGGCGGAGCTTGGAGTTCTGGCTTAATCAGACTGTGGTTGTCAAGGCTTCTGCTGTGATAGGGCAGGAGGCCGAGCTGGGCGGGACCAACTGATGATTGACGGGGTAGGACACAGCTTGGTCTTGCCAAGGGCCTCTcaattacttattttaaatatgttggcATGGgttggcggtgcacacctgtcatcccaacactccagaggcccGAAGACGAAGATCAGGCATGTAGGCAAGCTTGGGCTAtgtgagagcctgtctaaaaaccaaaatgtaaagaaaaagtaaaaagaagccGGCAGACAGACACACTGTACACAGCCTCATGCTGCGTCAACGCCTGAGCACAGCTGAAGAGAAACGCTGTGGGCCGCTGAACAGGTGCAGGCGCTTGTCATCAAGcccgaagacctgagttcgatccgaGAGAACCGATTTCCACAAgcagtcttctgacctccacacgtgcatGTGGCTTACCcaccacagacacaaataaatagagcaaagtaatgaaaaataagatatataccgcccggcagtggtggcacacgcctttaaccccagcacttgtgaggcagaggcaggctcatcgctgtgagttcaaggctagcctggtctacaaagtgagtcccagacagtcaaggctacacaaagaaactctgtctcaaaaaaacaaaccaaacaaaaaaaccaagatctATGCCAATATTGGAGCCCACTCACTTctacagttttggttttgtttttagaaacacaca containing:
- the Babam1 gene encoding BRISC and BRCA1-A complex member 1 isoform X1 codes for the protein MEVAEANSPTEEEEEEEEEEEEGEEPTSEPRPHTRSNPEGAEDRALGAQANVGSRSEGEGEAASVDDGAASVSGAGPKPWQVPAPAPEVQIRTPRVNCPEKVIICLDLSEEMSMPKLESFNGSRTNALNVSQKMVEMFVRTKHKIDKSHEFALVVVNNDCAWVRLGDRDPGDLRAWLSGLTSDPRELCSCLYDLETASCSTFNLEGLFNLIQQKTELPVTENVQTIPPPYVVRTILVYSRPPCQPQFSLTEPMKKMLQCPYFFFDIVYIHNGAEEKDEELSWKDMFAFMGSLDTKGTSYKYEVALAGPALELHNCMAKLLAHPLQRPCQTHASYSLLEEDEEAGEGEATV
- the Babam1 gene encoding BRISC and BRCA1-A complex member 1 isoform X2, coding for MEVAEANSPTEEEEEEEEEEEEGEEPTSEPRPHTRSNPEGAEDRALGAQANVGSRSEGEGEAASVDDGAASVSGAGPKPWQVPAPAPEVQIRTPRVNCPEKVIICLDLSEEMSMPKLESFNGSRTNALNVSQKMVEMFVRTKHKIDKSHEFALVVVNNDCAWLSGLTSDPRELCSCLYDLETASCSTFNLEGLFNLIQQKTELPVTENVQTIPPPYVVRTILVYSRPPCQPQFSLTEPMKKMLQCPYFFFDIVYIHNGAEEKDEELSWKDMFAFMGSLDTKGTSYKYEVALAGPALELHNCMAKLLAHPLQRPCQTHASYSLLEEDEEAGEGEATV